The genomic DNA GACGCTAAAGAAGCATCCAATCACGTCTCTTTTTACGTCCACCCCGATTCCAACAAGATCGAGGTGAAGAAGGCCGTTGAGGCAGCCTTCGACGTCAAAGTCGAGTCCGTGAACATTGTCAGGAAACCCGCCATGCCGCGTAAGAAGTTTGGTCGTGTCACCGGGCGTATCCCCGGTTACAAGAAGGCCTACGTCAAGCTCGCAGCCGGCGACAAGATCGAAATCTTCGAAGGAGTGTAACCATGGCAACCCGTAAGCTGAAGCCTACTTCTCCGGGCCGCCGGTTCCAGACGATCTCCGATTTTGCAGAGATCACCCGGACCACTCCCGAGAAGTCGCTGACCAAGGGCCTGACCAAGAAGGCCGGTCGCAATAACAATGGTCGTGTCACCATGCGCCGTCGTGGCGGTGGTCACAAGACCCTGTACCGTATCATCGATTTCAAGCGTAACAAGCTGGGTATCCCGGCCAAGGTCGCCGAGATCGAGTACGATCCCAACCGCAGCGCCCGTATCGCCCTTCTGCACTACGCAGACGGTGAGAAGCGCTACATCCTGGCTCCTGTCGGCCTGAATCAGGGCGACACCATCCTGGCGGGAGAGGGCGCTGATATCAAGCCCGGTAACGCCATGGATCTGGCCAAGATTCCGACTGGTACCGTCGTTCACAACATTGAACTGCATCCCGGAAAGGGCGGCCAGTTCTGTCGTGCAGCTGGTACCTACGCACAGCTGATCGCCAAGGAAGGCAAATACGCCCTGCTGCGTATGCCCTCCGGTGAAGTTCGCAAGGTGCTCGCCACCTGCTGCGCCACCGTCGGTCAGGTTGGTAACATTCATCACGAGAACATCAAGATCGGTAAAGCCGGCCGTAACCGCTGGCTCGGTCGTCGTCCGAAGGTCCGTGGTGTTGCGATGAACCCGATCGATCACCCGTTGGGTGGTGGTGAGGGCCGTAGCTCCGGTGGTCGTCACCCGGTTTCCCCGTGGGGCGTACCTGCCAAGGGCTACAAGACCCGCAACAAGAAGAAGGCTTCCTCGAAGCTTATCGTCAAACGCCGCGGCCAGAAGTAGGAGTATAAGTAATGCCTAGATCTCTTAAGAAGGGCCCGTTCATTGACGGCCACCTGATCAAGAAAGTCGAAGTGGCTGCTGAAAATCAGGATCGTCGCGTGATCAAGACTTGGTCCCGCCGTTCCACGATCATCCCCGAGATGGTCGGTGTGACTTTCGCTGTCCATAACGGCCGCAAGTTCATCCCCGTGTTCGTGACCGAAAATATGGTCGGACACAAACTCGGTGAGTTCTCGCCCACCCGTACCTACTTCGGCCACGCTGCCGACAAGAAGAAGTAGGGGAGGACATCATGGAAGCTAAAGCAGTCGCAAAATACATTCGTGTATCTCCGCGCAAGACCCGCCTGGTCGCTGAGAATATCAAGGGCAAGGGTGTCGAAGACGCTCTGAACATCCTTCGGTTCACCCCGAAGAAGCCTGCAAAGATTCTCAGCAAGGTTCTGTACTCTGCCATTTCCAATGCAGAGCAGATGCCCGGAGTGGACGTTGATTCCCTGATCGTCGATACGGTCATGATCAACGAAGGTCCGACCTGGAAACGCATCCAGCCGCGTGCCATGGGCCGCGCCTATCGCATTCGGAAGCGTACCAGCCACATTACCATCGTAGTGAAGGAACAGTAGTATGGGACAGAAAGTACATCCTTACGGTTTTCGTCTGGGGTATAACAAGAACTGGCTGTCCCGCTGGTACAGCAAAAAGGATTACCCTGCGTTTGTCCTCCAGGACGACCAGATCCGCAAGTTCGTTAAGAAAAAACTCTTCCAGGCCGGTATTGCTCGTCTCGAAATCGAGCGTGCAGGCGGGAAGGTTCGCCTGATCATCCACACCGCGCGTCCCGGTATCGTTATCGGTCGCAAGGGTGTAGAGATAGAAAAGTTGCGCGAAGAACTCCGCAACAAGTTTCAAACTGAATTCACCATTGAGGTCAACGAGATCCGTCGACCGGAGGTTGAAGCTCAGCTCGTAGCTGAGAACATCGCCCAGCAGCTCGAACGTCGAATTGCCTTCCGCCGTGCCATGAAGCGTACGGTGGGCCTTGCCAGGAAATTCGGCGCCGAGGGTATCAAAGTTGCGTGTGCAGGCCGGCTTGCCGGTGCTGAAATCGCTCGCGGCGAATGGTACCGTGATGGTCGTGTGCCCCTGCACACCCTCCGTGCCGACATCGACTACGGTTTCGCCGAAGCTGCCACCACCTACGGCGTGATCGGTGTCAAGGTCTGGATCTTCAAAGGTGAGATTCTGGACAAAGAGGTAGAACAGTAATGCTTGCTCCAAAAAGAGTTAAATTCAGAAAGCGGCAGAAAGGCCGCCTCAGAGGCAAGGCCCAACGGGGTAACAGTGTGTCCTTCGGCGATATTGGCCTGAAGGCATTGGAGCACGGGAAACTTTCCAGCCAGCAGATTGAATCCGCTCGTGTCGCCATCATGCGTCACATCAAGCGCGGAGGTAAGGTCTGGATCCGCATCTTCCCTGATTTCCCCGTCACCTCCAAGCCCGCGGAAGTCCGCATGGGTAAGGGTAAAGGCGCACCCGAAGGTTG from uncultured Pseudodesulfovibrio sp. includes the following:
- the rplV gene encoding 50S ribosomal protein L22: MEAKAVAKYIRVSPRKTRLVAENIKGKGVEDALNILRFTPKKPAKILSKVLYSAISNAEQMPGVDVDSLIVDTVMINEGPTWKRIQPRAMGRAYRIRKRTSHITIVVKEQ
- the rpsS gene encoding 30S ribosomal protein S19, which produces MPRSLKKGPFIDGHLIKKVEVAAENQDRRVIKTWSRRSTIIPEMVGVTFAVHNGRKFIPVFVTENMVGHKLGEFSPTRTYFGHAADKKK
- the rpsC gene encoding 30S ribosomal protein S3, with protein sequence MGQKVHPYGFRLGYNKNWLSRWYSKKDYPAFVLQDDQIRKFVKKKLFQAGIARLEIERAGGKVRLIIHTARPGIVIGRKGVEIEKLREELRNKFQTEFTIEVNEIRRPEVEAQLVAENIAQQLERRIAFRRAMKRTVGLARKFGAEGIKVACAGRLAGAEIARGEWYRDGRVPLHTLRADIDYGFAEAATTYGVIGVKVWIFKGEILDKEVEQ
- the rplW gene encoding 50S ribosomal protein L23 codes for the protein MDYSKVLLKPVVSEKANDAKEASNHVSFYVHPDSNKIEVKKAVEAAFDVKVESVNIVRKPAMPRKKFGRVTGRIPGYKKAYVKLAAGDKIEIFEGV
- the rplP gene encoding 50S ribosomal protein L16, yielding MLAPKRVKFRKRQKGRLRGKAQRGNSVSFGDIGLKALEHGKLSSQQIESARVAIMRHIKRGGKVWIRIFPDFPVTSKPAEVRMGKGKGAPEGWVAPVKPGRIMYEVKGVDIELAKEALKRASYKLPIKTAIVVKEGV
- the rplB gene encoding 50S ribosomal protein L2, giving the protein MATRKLKPTSPGRRFQTISDFAEITRTTPEKSLTKGLTKKAGRNNNGRVTMRRRGGGHKTLYRIIDFKRNKLGIPAKVAEIEYDPNRSARIALLHYADGEKRYILAPVGLNQGDTILAGEGADIKPGNAMDLAKIPTGTVVHNIELHPGKGGQFCRAAGTYAQLIAKEGKYALLRMPSGEVRKVLATCCATVGQVGNIHHENIKIGKAGRNRWLGRRPKVRGVAMNPIDHPLGGGEGRSSGGRHPVSPWGVPAKGYKTRNKKKASSKLIVKRRGQK